A segment of the Aquificaceae bacterium genome:
GGTTCTGAGTTAACAGAGGCCACAACTCTGTCCACAAGTGTTGCAGAGAAGCTCAGAGTTGACCAAAGTAGAATTCCACAGAATATCTTTTTGAAGCCTCCTGAAACCATCTCTGAAAAACCTCCTGCCTTTTTTCCCTGAGAAGCTTTTCCCTTACTATGGGCCTTGCTTCTTCAAGGGGCATTATACCACTTCCCCTCCTGTCTGCCACCCTGAAGATAACATAAAGGCCACCCACCTCTATGGGTCTTGTGGTCTTGCCCACCTCGTAAGGATAAAGCTGGCGCCTGACTACCTCCGGTAGAGTCTGTATGGAATACCACATGGGCTGACCAGCCCTTACACCACTTTCCCTGACCGTAAGTCCTCGTGAGAGGCTGTAGTATACCTCGTTGGCCGTGTCAAGGCTGTCTGAGGTATACCTATCCAGGAGCACCTGTGCCGGAAGCTTGAAGTCTCTCAGGTTAAGGTAATAGTAAGCGGTTATCTGACCTTCCTTGACCTCAAGGTCTCCTGCTATCCTGCTTATTATCCTCTGACTCAGCATCTCTGTGGTTATAAGGTCCTTTGCCACATCGCTAAGGCGCTTGCTACCTATATGCTTTTCCACATATTCTTCAAACTCTCTGGGCGTCACGGATATGCCCATCCTTCTGGCTTCCATATGTATTATCTTGCTCCTGACATACTCCACTATAAATTCCTGAAGGTCTCTGGAGGTGGCTCTGGCGATTGGAAGGTGCAGTATCTCTCTCCAGTAGGCGTTAAAAGCCTGACGAACCTCGTTTAAGGTTATCTGTTCTTTGTCTATGCGTGCCACAACCCTTGCTGACGCAAGGTTCAGAAGCACAAGGATGATAAGGATTAGCTTCATGGGTATATTATAGCAATATGCAGGCAATTATCACCATAGGGATACTGCTCACCTTCAGTCTCCTGGGCCTTTATGTAAAAGAGCCTTTTTCCAGGCTCATGCCCGCTGTTCCTTATCTTCTTGCACTCATTATGCTAAGCATGGGTATAACTCTGAGAAGTGCGGACTTTTTTGAGGTTTTCAGGAGACCTGCAAGAATAATCTATGCGGGGCTTTTACAGTTCACCATCATGCCCTTTCTTGGCTATAGCCTTGCCCTCCTGCTCCGGGTTGATGAAAGACTTCTTTATGGTTCGGTTCTTGTGGG
Coding sequences within it:
- a CDS encoding peptidylprolyl isomerase, with the translated sequence MKLILIILVLLNLASARVVARIDKEQITLNEVRQAFNAYWREILHLPIARATSRDLQEFIVEYVRSKIIHMEARRMGISVTPREFEEYVEKHIGSKRLSDVAKDLITTEMLSQRIISRIAGDLEVKEGQITAYYYLNLRDFKLPAQVLLDRYTSDSLDTANEVYYSLSRGLTVRESGVRAGQPMWYSIQTLPEVVRRQLYPYEVGKTTRPIEVGGLYVIFRVADRRGSGIMPLEEARPIVREKLLREKRQEVFQRWFQEASKRYSVEFYFGQL